The following are encoded together in the Trichomycterus rosablanca isolate fTriRos1 chromosome 19, fTriRos1.hap1, whole genome shotgun sequence genome:
- the kansl2 gene encoding KAT8 regulatory NSL complex subunit 2, producing MMNRIRIHVLPSSRGRVSQAARAQESQTCSFTQRTCSQPRLEGLDFCIKHILEDKNAPYRQCSYVSNKNGKRCPSAAPKPEKKDGVSFCAEHAHRNALALQAQMRKASSGPSPELLLSQLSGYNRSEFGAFSQDSRSEASRILDEDSWSEDEQEPVMLDQTWRGDPDSEADSIDSDHEDPLKHAGVYTAEEVALITREKLIRLQSLYIDQFKRLQHLLKEKKRRYLHTRKIEHETIGSSLLTGPEGLSMKERENLRKLKALRRYRRRYGVEALLHRQLRERRQAVTEGGTTQAHSVRPNQRCISFVEGTRCSNPCLPLTRHCVSHIYQDSSQVLFKVCPGLKDLPCDRPVHMGQSDDPRCPLHLSLPPSMYQPEQEPLAQEQLALAPTDMYLSAAELQPTESLPLEFSDDLDVDVGDEEMQFPPSPLLFDTALALEDQTIRAIAEAPMDFLTSTQEGELSETDEMSVADQALSEVSETAGDEDATRNSSKEPDTITDATS from the exons ATGATGAACAGAATCCGGATCCACGTGCTGCCATCCAGCAGGGGCCGCGTATCTCAGGCCGCACGTGCTCAAGAGTCCCAGACGTGCTCCTTTACACAAAGAACCTGTTCTCAGCCTCGCCTGGAGGGCTTGGACTTCTGCATCAAGCACATCTTGGAGGACAAAAATGCACCTTACAGGCAGTGCAGCTATGTCTCCAATAAGAATGGGAAGCGCTGCCCCAGTGCTGCACCAAAACCAGAGAAGAAGGATGG AGTTTCGTTTTGTGCTGAGCATGCACACAGAAATGCATTGGCGCTGCAGGCACAGATGCGTAAAGCCTCCTCTGGACCATCCCCTGAGCTTCTGCTGTCTCAGCTTAGTGGTTATAACAGGTCAGAGTTTGGAGCTTTCAGCCAAGATAGTCGCAGTGAAGCCAGTCGTATTTTAG aTGAGGACAGCTGGAGTGAAGATGAACAGGAACCAGTGATGCTGGATCAGACATGGAGAGGAGATCCAGACAGTGAAGCAGACAGCATAGACAGTGACCATGAAGACCCTCTTAA ACATGCTGGTGTGTACACAGCTGAGGAGGTGGCTTTGATTACTCGGGAAAAGCTCATCAGACTGCAGTCGCTCTATATTGACCAGTTTAAACGGTTGCAGCACTTGCTGAAGGAAAAGAAGAGACGTTACTTGCACACTCGGAAGATTGAACACGAAACGATAG GCAGCAGTTTATTAACAGGGCCTGAGGGTTTGTCCATGAAAGAAAGGGAGAATCTGAGGAAGCTTAAGGCATTGCGGCGTTACCGTCGGCGTTACGGAGTCGAGGCTCTGCTACACAGACAACTGAGAGAACGCAGACAGGCTGTTACAGAGGGAGGAACCACACAG gCTCATTCAGTACGGCCAAACCAGAGGTGCATTTCCTTTGTGGAGGGGACGCGATGTTCTAACCCATGTCTGCCATTGACCAGACACTGTGTGTCTC ATATTTACCAAGACAGTAGCCAGGTGTTGTTTAAGGTTTGTCCAGGCCTGAAGGATTTACCTTGTGACAGGCCGGTGCACATGGGCCAGTCCGATGACCCGCGGTGTCCGCTACACCTCTCCCTGCCTCCCTCCATGTACCAGCCAGAGCAGGAGCCACTAGCACAGGAACAACTTGCTTTGGCACCCACGGACATGTACCTGAGTGCTGCTGAGCTCCAACCCACCGAGAGCCTACCACTGGAGTTTAGTGAT GATCTGGATGTAGATGTAGGCGATGAGGAGATGCAGTTTCCACCGTCTCCTCTGCTCTTCGACACAGCACTTGCACTAGAGGACCAGACCATCCGTGCCATAGCAGAGGCCCCCATGGACTTCCTAACCTCAACACAGGAGGGAGAACTCTCTGAGACAGACGAAATGTCAGTAGCAGATCAG GCCTTGTCGGAGGTATCCGAAACAGCAGGAGACGAGGATGCCACACGGAATTCATCAAAGGAGCCTGACACAATAACAGATGCCACATCCTGA